The Segatella copri genome window below encodes:
- a CDS encoding transposase translates to MGIGLIDIVAKDCMMLRAHQSLSNKELSLRNKTMVDFYISVIKRYRKELLKLSTLIVADAYFSTSTFVNGIKKEGFSLVSRFRDNACLFYVYAGPRTGKRGRPKTKDGKIDMKNLDLTRMEKMEMKDIEGTAYTLIAYSKTLKCKVRLVIWQMPNGKKKLFFSTDTSLSGEEVLLYYRTRFQIEFCFRDAKGYTGLMDCQARDKWKLDFAFNASFTSLNVAKVTMKGMGMEYSMSSFKSLMTNIYLVKRIFKASGYTPNRTLISKIFKDLSCLQRIAA, encoded by the coding sequence ATGGGTATTGGACTCATTGATATTGTTGCCAAAGACTGCATGATGTTAAGAGCACACCAGTCGCTAAGTAATAAAGAACTGAGTCTTAGAAACAAGACTATGGTAGATTTCTATATCAGCGTCATTAAGCGTTACCGCAAGGAACTTCTTAAACTCTCAACCCTCATAGTTGCAGATGCTTACTTCTCTACAAGTACATTTGTTAATGGGATAAAGAAAGAAGGGTTCTCTTTGGTAAGCCGCTTTCGTGACAATGCTTGTCTCTTTTATGTCTATGCTGGTCCACGTACTGGAAAACGTGGTCGCCCAAAGACCAAGGATGGCAAGATTGATATGAAGAATCTTGACCTCACTCGAATGGAGAAGATGGAGATGAAAGATATAGAAGGAACAGCTTATACTTTGATTGCCTATTCCAAGACACTCAAGTGTAAAGTTAGACTTGTCATCTGGCAGATGCCGAATGGCAAGAAGAAACTATTCTTCTCTACAGACACCTCACTTTCGGGTGAAGAGGTACTTCTTTATTATAGAACCAGGTTCCAGATCGAATTTTGCTTTCGTGACGCCAAAGGCTATACTGGTCTTATGGACTGCCAGGCTCGCGATAAGTGGAAACTCGATTTTGCTTTCAATGCTTCGTTCACATCACTAAATGTTGCCAAGGTAACTATGAAGGGGATGGGAATGGAATATTCTATGTCTTCATTCAAGTCCCTGATGACCAACATTTATCTGGTGAAACGAATTTTTAAAGCAAGTGGGTACACCCCGAACCGAACTTTAATTAGCAAGATTTTCAAAGATCTCTCGTGCTTACAGCGTATAGCTGCTTAG
- a CDS encoding YeiH family protein — MRLSEQRSSMLHGVLLIALFACAAFYIGGMDWMKALSFSPMVVGIIIGMLYANSLRNNLPDTWVPGIKFCSKRILRTGIILYGFKLTFQDVMAVGVSAIVMDAIIVCGTIGLGILVGRLLKIDRSIALLTACGSAICGAAAVLGVDGAIRPKPYKTAVAVATVVIFGTLSMFLYPILYRAGIFDLSPDMMGLFTGSTVHEVAHVVGAANAMGAEVSNNAIIVKMIRVMMLVPVLLVIAWTVARDVAKRDCLENTDTNKPKISIPWFAILFLVVIGFNSLGLLPESIVDWINQLDTFLLTMAMAALGAETSFDKFKKAGIKPFLLAAILYCWLIGGGYCLVKFAIPYL, encoded by the coding sequence ATGAGATTATCAGAACAAAGGAGCAGTATGCTGCATGGCGTATTGCTCATCGCACTCTTCGCATGCGCTGCTTTCTACATCGGTGGCATGGACTGGATGAAAGCTCTTTCGTTTAGCCCCATGGTGGTGGGCATCATCATTGGTATGCTCTATGCCAATAGTTTACGTAACAACCTGCCCGACACCTGGGTACCGGGCATCAAGTTTTGCAGCAAGCGAATCCTCCGCACAGGCATCATCCTTTATGGTTTCAAGCTCACCTTCCAGGATGTGATGGCTGTTGGAGTCTCTGCCATCGTGATGGATGCCATCATCGTATGCGGCACCATCGGCTTGGGAATCCTGGTGGGAAGACTCCTGAAAATTGACCGCAGCATCGCACTGCTCACCGCTTGCGGAAGTGCCATCTGTGGAGCTGCAGCAGTATTGGGTGTGGATGGGGCCATTCGTCCGAAGCCTTACAAGACGGCAGTAGCCGTAGCCACTGTAGTCATCTTTGGTACATTATCCATGTTCCTCTACCCTATTCTCTACAGGGCTGGCATCTTTGACCTATCACCAGATATGATGGGACTCTTTACGGGTTCCACTGTTCATGAAGTAGCCCATGTGGTAGGTGCAGCCAATGCCATGGGAGCCGAGGTGAGCAACAATGCCATCATTGTGAAAATGATAAGGGTGATGATGCTGGTACCGGTATTACTGGTGATTGCATGGACCGTTGCTAGGGATGTTGCTAAAAGAGACTGTTTGGAAAATACTGATACCAACAAGCCTAAAATCAGCATTCCATGGTTTGCCATTCTCTTCCTGGTAGTTATCGGATTCAATTCTCTTGGGTTGCTTCCGGAAAGCATAGTGGATTGGATTAACCAACTGGATACTTTCCTCCTGACCATGGCAATGGCTGCATTGGGAGCCGAAACAAGCTTTGACAAATTCAAGAAAGCTGGCATTAAGCCTTTCCTCTTAGCTGCCATTCTTTATTGCTGGCTCATCGGAGGTGGATATTGTCTGGTGAAGTTTGCCATACCTTATTTATAA
- a CDS encoding helix-turn-helix transcriptional regulator, with product MSGKELRELLSSKGILQKDIARQLNMTPGGFSQQLRAKDIKTGLLESICKVLNVKMDFFYGGTEYLEGYELIKQSDLKEFRFTLGKIHTCCNEISEKLS from the coding sequence ATGAGCGGAAAAGAATTAAGAGAATTATTATCATCAAAGGGTATCCTGCAAAAAGACATTGCAAGACAACTCAACATGACTCCTGGTGGCTTTAGTCAACAGTTAAGGGCTAAAGACATCAAGACAGGATTACTGGAATCCATATGTAAAGTACTCAATGTCAAAATGGATTTCTTCTATGGAGGCACCGAATATCTTGAAGGATATGAGCTCATCAAGCAATCTGATTTAAAAGAATTCCGATTCACGCTTGGCAAAATACATACGTGCTGTAATGAGATTTCAGAAAAGTTGTCCTAG
- a CDS encoding HNH endonuclease has protein sequence MRPVEKKNVGETVSYVNSKNQTITETIQEYYSPYNNAKMPLLGNLGWFCSYCEGTHLPNELAVEHIEPKGTNGEETAWNNFLISCGICNSTKGHPEIHEEDYHWPHTDNTFRDFIYTAGGAVMLNPHLDEDEKGKAKKLFDLVKLGAYPGNELEPTPRDFRWKKRLETWDLAERLRNKFNAGIADVEEIICLAQKLGYWSVWFTVFKGYDEVRKRLISDFTGTCTSCFDANNHYEPIKRNK, from the coding sequence ATGAGACCAGTAGAGAAAAAGAATGTTGGCGAAACTGTCTCTTATGTAAATTCCAAGAATCAAACAATAACAGAGACTATACAAGAATACTATTCTCCCTATAATAATGCCAAAATGCCATTATTGGGTAATCTTGGCTGGTTTTGTTCTTATTGTGAAGGAACCCATTTGCCAAATGAACTCGCAGTGGAACATATTGAACCAAAAGGAACAAATGGAGAAGAGACGGCATGGAATAACTTTTTAATATCCTGTGGTATCTGTAATTCCACAAAAGGGCACCCTGAAATTCATGAAGAGGATTATCATTGGCCACATACTGATAATACTTTCAGAGACTTCATCTACACTGCAGGTGGAGCGGTCATGCTGAATCCTCATTTGGATGAAGATGAAAAGGGCAAAGCCAAGAAACTATTTGATTTAGTAAAACTTGGAGCATATCCTGGCAATGAATTAGAACCTACTCCAAGAGATTTCCGATGGAAGAAACGCCTGGAAACATGGGATTTAGCAGAACGATTACGCAATAAGTTCAATGCTGGCATTGCAGATGTTGAAGAAATTATCTGTTTGGCTCAGAAACTAGGCTATTGGTCTGTTTGGTTTACTGTCTTTAAAGGATACGATGAAGTTAGAAAACGTTTAATCTCTGACTTTACCGGCACATGCACCTCCTGTTTTGATGCAAATAATCATTATGAGCCGATCAAGCGAAACAAATAG
- a CDS encoding 4Fe-4S binding protein — translation MNIKNIHLAYFSATFSTKRIVREIASQFQKPVIEYDITSDVLKDDVSLGSDGNLLIVGVPSYAGRVPEMAVRSLRRFLGNNTPAIIVCVYGNRAYDDTLIELKDLVESHGFKLLSAAAIIAQHSIFPKIAEGRPNADDTEKLHDFASKSRELLLKIPKMFAVSRLMVKGNRPYRDTKPIPLHPEGSKGKCTSCHACVKMCPVGAITMGEPYKTNEKKCISCGRCVVVCPEHARLFGGLLYKAVSWKFEKAYSEPKQPEFFYVNV, via the coding sequence ATGAACATTAAGAATATCCATTTGGCCTATTTTAGTGCCACTTTCTCCACCAAACGTATCGTTCGTGAGATAGCATCCCAGTTTCAGAAGCCTGTCATTGAGTATGACATTACCTCAGACGTGCTGAAGGATGATGTCTCGCTGGGAAGTGATGGCAATCTGCTGATAGTGGGCGTACCTTCCTATGCTGGTAGAGTCCCGGAAATGGCAGTTCGTTCATTGAGACGTTTTCTTGGAAACAATACCCCAGCCATCATAGTATGTGTCTATGGTAACAGAGCCTACGATGATACGCTCATAGAGCTGAAGGACCTGGTGGAATCCCATGGCTTCAAGTTACTTTCTGCGGCTGCCATCATAGCCCAGCATTCCATATTTCCCAAGATAGCAGAAGGAAGACCTAATGCGGATGATACGGAGAAACTCCATGATTTTGCTTCAAAGAGTAGGGAACTTCTACTCAAGATACCAAAGATGTTCGCAGTTAGCCGACTGATGGTAAAGGGGAATCGCCCTTATCGTGATACCAAGCCTATTCCTCTGCATCCAGAAGGGAGTAAGGGAAAATGTACATCCTGCCATGCCTGTGTGAAAATGTGCCCTGTCGGAGCCATCACTATGGGGGAACCCTACAAGACCAACGAAAAGAAATGCATCTCTTGCGGACGCTGTGTCGTGGTCTGTCCTGAGCATGCCCGACTTTTCGGTGGCCTGCTGTATAAGGCTGTCAGCTGGAAATTCGAGAAAGCGTATTCGGAACCTAAGCAGCCTGAATTTTTCTATGTGAATGTTTAA
- a CDS encoding arabinan endo-1,5-alpha-L-arabinosidase — translation MKKNVLMTAVILLGIMSGCTDSLEQQLAPAAEVETELTTRASSGRLSTYTPPSYIDDYASMAGWDQRGSWNLANVHDPTVMKADDGYYYMYQTDASYGNSLEGHGHFFCRKSKDLINWTWVGSTMRRQPSWVATKVNEYRAKEGLPAIKHFRYGFWAPCARKVRNGLYRMYYCIVVDNYIGNGLYADAANFDNTWTERAFIGMMETSDPASNHWTDKGMVACSSTDRGFNWGRNGQGDWNAYFKYNAIDPSYIICPDGKHYLIYGSWHSGIVAMRLNPNTGMPYENIGDPWGDISKYGKRIYTRNINSRWQASEAPEIIYHNGYYYLFLAYDELSVAYNTRVLRAKNIEGPYYGKDGRDCTNKGGEAYPILTHPYKFNNSPGWVGISHCAVFDDGGGNWYFSSQGRLPAGVNGNPYSNALMMGQVRSIRWTQDGWPVIMPERYGDVPQLTILESELKGTWENITLEYNFGQQCSSESMTLGSGHKITAGFHAGGKWSYDKANAILYIDGIPMYLQRECDWESNPRKYTIVYSGLSNYNSTRNRKSYWGKKN, via the coding sequence ATGAAAAAGAATGTTTTAATGACAGCGGTTATACTGCTTGGCATCATGTCAGGTTGTACCGACAGTTTGGAGCAGCAACTAGCTCCTGCAGCAGAGGTTGAAACTGAGTTGACAACAAGAGCTTCTTCAGGTCGCCTTAGTACTTACACACCTCCTTCGTATATTGATGATTATGCATCAATGGCAGGTTGGGACCAGCGTGGCAGTTGGAATTTAGCCAACGTGCATGACCCTACAGTCATGAAGGCTGATGACGGCTACTATTACATGTATCAGACTGATGCCTCTTATGGTAACAGTTTGGAAGGACATGGCCATTTCTTCTGCCGTAAGAGCAAGGACTTGATCAACTGGACTTGGGTAGGCTCCACCATGAGAAGACAGCCTTCTTGGGTGGCAACCAAGGTGAATGAATATAGAGCAAAGGAGGGCCTTCCTGCTATCAAGCATTTTCGTTATGGATTTTGGGCGCCATGTGCTCGCAAGGTGAGAAATGGCTTGTACCGAATGTACTATTGCATCGTGGTTGATAATTACATCGGCAATGGCTTATATGCCGATGCAGCCAATTTTGACAACACCTGGACAGAAAGAGCTTTCATTGGCATGATGGAAACATCCGATCCGGCAAGCAACCATTGGACAGACAAGGGCATGGTGGCTTGCTCTTCCACTGACCGTGGCTTCAACTGGGGAAGAAACGGCCAAGGTGACTGGAATGCATATTTCAAGTATAATGCCATCGATCCGTCATATATCATCTGCCCTGATGGCAAGCATTACCTCATCTACGGTTCATGGCATTCTGGTATTGTTGCCATGCGCCTGAACCCGAATACAGGTATGCCTTATGAGAATATCGGTGACCCATGGGGAGACATCAGCAAATATGGCAAACGTATCTATACTCGCAATATCAATAGTCGCTGGCAGGCATCTGAAGCTCCGGAGATCATATATCACAATGGCTACTATTATCTTTTTCTGGCCTACGATGAACTTTCTGTGGCTTACAACACTCGTGTGTTGAGAGCCAAGAATATAGAAGGTCCCTACTATGGCAAGGATGGCAGAGACTGTACCAACAAGGGTGGGGAGGCATATCCAATTCTGACACATCCGTACAAGTTCAACAATAGTCCAGGTTGGGTAGGAATCTCTCATTGTGCTGTCTTTGATGATGGAGGAGGTAACTGGTATTTTTCATCACAAGGTCGTTTGCCGGCAGGAGTAAATGGCAATCCATATTCAAACGCCCTTATGATGGGACAAGTACGTTCCATTCGATGGACACAGGATGGCTGGCCAGTCATTATGCCTGAGAGATATGGTGATGTGCCACAGCTTACCATTCTCGAAAGTGAATTGAAGGGAACCTGGGAGAATATCACCCTGGAGTATAATTTTGGTCAGCAGTGCAGTTCTGAAAGCATGACATTGGGTAGTGGTCATAAGATTACTGCAGGTTTCCATGCTGGTGGCAAATGGTCCTACGACAAGGCAAATGCCATTCTCTACATAGATGGCATACCTATGTATTTGCAGAGAGAATGTGATTGGGAATCCAATCCTAGAAAATATACTATTGTATATTCCGGACTCAGCAACTACAACAGCACAAGGAACCGCAAGTCATATTGGGGCAAGAAGAATTAA
- a CDS encoding RtcB family protein produces MKEFAMNGTPVKMWAHMCDATAWQQISNLCSLPFVFHHLALMPDLHGGKGMPIGTVLATRNVVIPNAVGVDIGCGMCAVKTNIQVETIEKDVLRKKIMRGIRHQIPLGMEHHKVAQDEKYMPENHDIDGMTVVKRQYISAIKQVGTLGGGNHFIELQKDDEGWLWIMIHSGSRNLGKQVCDYYNRVATILNERYFSSVKSDLNMSFLPLRTKEFNDYWNEMQYCIDFGLCNRRLMMHRIQEVISEAIPHVEFEPMINIAHNYASWESHFGENCIIHRKGATSAREGEVGIIPGSQGTSSYIVKGLGNPLSFMSCSHGAGRIMSRTETVKTLNLAEEIHKLDEKDIVHAIRSQEDLEEASAAYKDIESVMAQESDLVKIKTHLSPIAVIKG; encoded by the coding sequence ATGAAAGAATTTGCAATGAATGGAACCCCTGTTAAGATGTGGGCACATATGTGTGACGCAACGGCTTGGCAACAAATATCGAACCTTTGTAGCCTGCCTTTTGTTTTTCATCATTTGGCATTGATGCCTGACTTACATGGCGGAAAGGGTATGCCTATAGGAACTGTCCTTGCTACTAGGAATGTCGTGATTCCGAATGCCGTGGGCGTGGATATAGGTTGTGGTATGTGTGCAGTTAAAACCAATATCCAGGTGGAGACCATTGAAAAGGATGTTCTGAGAAAGAAAATCATGCGAGGCATACGGCACCAGATTCCTTTAGGAATGGAACACCACAAGGTTGCCCAGGATGAGAAGTATATGCCTGAAAATCATGATATTGATGGCATGACTGTCGTTAAGCGTCAATATATATCAGCTATCAAGCAAGTGGGAACACTTGGTGGAGGAAATCACTTCATAGAACTTCAAAAGGACGATGAAGGATGGCTTTGGATCATGATTCACTCTGGGTCAAGAAACTTAGGCAAACAGGTTTGTGATTATTATAACAGAGTGGCAACCATTCTCAATGAGCGTTACTTTTCTTCGGTTAAGTCAGACCTTAATATGTCATTCTTGCCACTGAGAACCAAGGAGTTTAATGATTATTGGAATGAAATGCAGTATTGTATCGATTTTGGTCTGTGCAATAGAAGGTTGATGATGCATCGAATTCAGGAGGTCATATCTGAAGCGATACCACACGTTGAGTTTGAGCCGATGATCAACATCGCTCATAACTATGCATCCTGGGAATCCCATTTTGGTGAGAATTGTATCATACACCGAAAGGGAGCAACAAGTGCCCGAGAAGGTGAAGTTGGTATCATACCTGGTTCACAAGGAACGAGTTCATATATCGTGAAAGGCCTTGGCAATCCTCTCAGTTTCATGAGTTGCTCCCATGGAGCTGGCCGTATCATGAGCCGAACTGAAACTGTAAAGACACTCAATTTAGCGGAGGAAATCCATAAGCTGGATGAGAAAGACATCGTTCATGCCATTCGTAGTCAGGAAGATTTGGAAGAGGCCTCTGCTGCCTACAAAGATATAGAATCCGTCATGGCACAAGAATCAGACTTAGTCAAAATCAAAACCCATTTGTCACCCATTGCCGTCATCAAAGGATAG
- a CDS encoding YaaA family protein, whose product MQILLANAKIMFDKTDRKPISVPLFQSVANVLAEEMARMNVEELARQLDCSSKIATENWKRYHNFMATEKMPAILAYNGQAYKHLRASSLSEDSLEYAQKHLWITCFLYGLLRPMDGIVPYRMEHCVSLEATNDKPVNQFWKDKLTDVLIDSVKADDGILIHLSTEEYEHLFDWKRVCKEIKVIQPLFYVRQKDGRLKMQAVWAKSCRGAMVRYILNNQLLTPEELAGFSYEGFEYAAELGEAAFPHFVR is encoded by the coding sequence ATGCAGATATTATTGGCAAATGCAAAAATCATGTTTGATAAGACAGACAGGAAGCCTATCTCCGTGCCACTCTTCCAATCAGTTGCCAATGTCTTGGCCGAAGAAATGGCAAGGATGAATGTAGAGGAATTGGCTAGGCAACTGGATTGCAGCAGCAAGATTGCAACTGAAAATTGGAAACGCTATCATAATTTTATGGCAACTGAAAAGATGCCTGCTATCCTGGCTTACAATGGTCAGGCTTATAAACATCTGCGTGCCAGTTCTTTAAGTGAGGACTCCTTAGAGTATGCCCAGAAGCATCTCTGGATTACCTGTTTTCTCTATGGCTTGCTTCGTCCAATGGATGGCATCGTGCCTTATCGTATGGAGCATTGCGTATCACTTGAAGCCACAAACGACAAGCCGGTCAATCAGTTCTGGAAAGACAAACTCACGGATGTTCTCATCGATAGTGTGAAGGCTGACGATGGCATACTCATCCATCTATCAACTGAGGAATATGAACATCTGTTTGATTGGAAAAGAGTATGTAAGGAGATAAAGGTCATTCAGCCACTCTTTTATGTACGCCAGAAAGACGGCAGATTGAAGATGCAGGCTGTATGGGCTAAATCTTGCCGTGGAGCCATGGTGAGATATATCCTGAATAATCAGCTTCTTACTCCAGAGGAACTGGCAGGTTTCAGTTACGAAGGTTTTGAATATGCGGCAGAATTAGGAGAAGCTGCTTTTCCTCATTTCGTTCGTTGA
- a CDS encoding HAD family hydrolase has translation MSRYKNIVFDVGSVLVNWMRMNLYTTLFHGDREKAKWIIDHVVTNEWNDQTDLGKPIDECLFDLKQAYPKYAPYIVAYWYCYKDMDGGEIPGIYEIMCELKQRGYRIYCLTNWSYETFPIVKEVHARLFGMFEGIVVSGEEKLIKPNPEIYQLLLNRYSLQASESIFIDDRQVNVDGANHVGIHGILFIGAQDLKQRLCACLQIRHF, from the coding sequence ATGAGTAGATACAAGAATATCGTCTTCGATGTAGGAAGTGTATTGGTGAACTGGATGCGCATGAACCTTTATACTACTCTGTTCCATGGCGACAGGGAGAAGGCTAAGTGGATAATCGATCATGTGGTGACGAATGAATGGAATGATCAGACAGACTTGGGAAAGCCTATAGATGAATGTCTCTTTGATTTAAAACAGGCTTATCCCAAGTATGCTCCTTATATTGTTGCCTACTGGTACTGTTACAAAGATATGGATGGTGGTGAAATCCCTGGCATCTATGAGATCATGTGTGAACTGAAGCAAAGAGGATATCGTATATACTGTCTTACCAACTGGTCTTATGAGACATTCCCGATAGTAAAGGAAGTCCATGCCCGTCTCTTTGGCATGTTTGAAGGAATTGTAGTGAGTGGGGAAGAGAAGTTGATAAAACCGAATCCAGAAATCTATCAGCTTCTTCTGAATCGCTATAGTCTCCAGGCATCGGAAAGCATCTTCATAGATGACAGGCAAGTGAATGTTGATGGCGCCAACCATGTGGGTATACATGGTATCCTATTCATAGGAGCTCAAGACTTGAAGCAACGGCTATGTGCTTGCCTTCAAATCAGACATTTTTAA
- a CDS encoding LysR family transcriptional regulator, with protein MIDTRLKVFRSVATLLSFTKAANELFISQPAISKHIQELEKEYGVQLFDRIGNRIQLTRAGQLMLDHACKIIDAYQNLDFDMKKLTEKSGGELRIGASTTISQYVLPKLIAEFRKLYPDIRLTLLSGNSHEIEDALAAGRIDLGMVEGIKRQLTFKYTPFMKDELVAFVHCSNPLAQQDEISLDLLRQTPIVLRELGSGTLDVIQKALQENGIALSDLNIEMNLGTTEGIKHFVEHSLSMGIISVRAIYRSIYEQVFKVLEIENLKMEREFLFVEKRGETAKLQQTFKRFITKGYNV; from the coding sequence ATGATAGATACAAGACTGAAAGTTTTCAGAAGTGTGGCTACACTCCTGAGTTTCACTAAGGCTGCCAACGAACTGTTCATCAGTCAGCCTGCCATCAGCAAGCACATACAAGAGCTTGAAAAGGAATATGGGGTGCAACTGTTCGACAGAATCGGCAATCGCATCCAGCTCACCCGTGCCGGACAACTTATGCTTGACCATGCCTGCAAGATTATCGATGCCTATCAGAATCTCGATTTCGACATGAAGAAGCTCACAGAGAAATCTGGTGGCGAACTGCGCATCGGAGCCAGTACCACCATCTCACAATATGTTCTCCCCAAACTGATTGCTGAATTCAGGAAACTATATCCCGACATTCGTCTTACCCTGCTCAGCGGAAATTCTCATGAGATAGAGGATGCGCTTGCTGCAGGAAGGATAGATCTGGGTATGGTGGAAGGCATCAAGCGGCAGCTCACCTTTAAATACACTCCTTTCATGAAAGATGAGCTGGTGGCGTTCGTACATTGTTCCAATCCCCTAGCCCAGCAAGATGAGATTTCTCTGGACCTTCTCAGGCAGACACCGATTGTACTGCGTGAATTAGGTTCCGGAACTTTGGATGTCATCCAAAAAGCCCTGCAGGAAAACGGCATTGCTCTTTCTGATCTGAACATTGAGATGAATCTGGGAACCACAGAGGGCATCAAGCATTTCGTGGAACATTCCTTAAGCATGGGTATCATCAGCGTAAGAGCCATCTACAGAAGTATCTATGAACAAGTATTCAAGGTTCTGGAAATTGAGAATCTGAAGATGGAACGAGAATTTCTATTTGTTGAGAAGAGAGGCGAGACCGCTAAACTCCAGCAGACATTCAAGAGATTCATAACTAAAGGTTATAACGTATAG
- a CDS encoding AAA family ATPase, with translation MRINKIDIVNFKGFQREMREFKSNLTVVIGNNTAGKTTLLKALQIGLGAYLQCLSKLPSTVQYRRNFSIHDRFMAFDSTEKDYVPNGERTRITIDADFYVTDSIENNEPQFTPISISWSREFTGSTTTHSRSCAGELMTMVSDMEAKRYEHHDGAIYPLVLSFGAKRTSDAQMKITRKIKERASRIEKAYKFALHDKVDFDGAMEWLARYDKNVRDGKEFEGTREAFFEALQTAIPALSEIDFDHGEIEAVVSITGHIPSRHHFSYMSDGLQSMINIVAEIAHRCIELNGCLGRNAVKKTPGVVMIDEIDLYLHPHWQKHVLQDLAQAFPMIQFIVSTHSPFIVQSLQKNQLISFDENVMIEGEPYRESLEDITADRMGLEQNIRSKRFQEMQEIAKNYFKSIQNGEEDKKLLEKLREIEATFSDNPAYLALLQSEYNTKGN, from the coding sequence ATGAGAATTAACAAGATAGATATTGTAAACTTTAAAGGATTCCAGCGTGAAATGAGGGAATTCAAGTCGAATCTTACAGTGGTTATTGGCAACAATACCGCAGGTAAGACTACTTTGCTCAAGGCTTTACAGATAGGATTGGGTGCCTATTTGCAATGTTTGAGTAAACTGCCTAGTACAGTACAATATCGTCGCAACTTTAGTATTCATGATCGCTTTATGGCATTTGATTCAACAGAAAAAGATTATGTCCCAAACGGAGAGCGTACTCGCATCACAATAGATGCAGATTTCTACGTTACTGATTCCATAGAAAATAATGAGCCACAATTTACTCCTATTTCTATTTCATGGTCTCGCGAATTCACTGGTAGTACCACAACTCATAGCAGATCATGTGCAGGGGAACTGATGACTATGGTTTCAGACATGGAAGCCAAAAGATATGAGCATCATGATGGTGCAATATATCCATTAGTCTTATCTTTCGGAGCCAAGAGAACCAGCGATGCCCAGATGAAGATTACCCGTAAGATAAAGGAAAGAGCGTCTAGAATAGAGAAAGCCTACAAATTTGCTCTCCATGACAAGGTTGACTTTGATGGTGCTATGGAATGGTTAGCTCGTTACGATAAAAATGTCAGGGATGGAAAAGAATTTGAGGGAACTCGCGAAGCTTTCTTTGAGGCACTGCAAACAGCTATTCCTGCTTTGTCAGAAATCGATTTTGATCATGGTGAAATAGAAGCTGTGGTATCGATAACAGGACATATTCCCTCTCGCCATCATTTCTCTTACATGAGTGATGGACTTCAGTCAATGATTAATATTGTAGCAGAGATTGCCCATCGTTGCATCGAATTAAATGGTTGCTTGGGACGGAATGCTGTTAAAAAGACACCTGGTGTTGTGATGATAGATGAGATTGATCTCTATCTGCATCCTCATTGGCAAAAGCATGTGCTTCAGGATTTGGCTCAGGCTTTCCCTATGATTCAGTTCATTGTATCTACCCATAGTCCATTTATCGTTCAGAGTCTTCAAAAGAATCAGCTTATCAGCTTCGATGAAAATGTAATGATAGAAGGTGAACCTTACCGAGAATCATTAGAGGATATTACTGCCGATCGAATGGGTTTGGAACAGAATATTAGAAGTAAAAGATTTCAGGAGATGCAGGAAATCGCAAAAAATTACTTCAAGTCGATACAAAACGGAGAAGAAGACAAGAAATTATTGGAGAAGCTAAGAGAGATTGAAGCTACCTTCAGCGATAATCCTGCCTATCTTGCTTTATTACAATCTGAATATAATACGAAAGGAAATTAG